In Macaca nemestrina isolate mMacNem1 chromosome 9, mMacNem.hap1, whole genome shotgun sequence, a single genomic region encodes these proteins:
- the LOC105480378 gene encoding protein phosphatase 1 regulatory subunit 3C, protein MSCTRMIQVLDPRPLTSSVMPVDVAMRLCLAHSPPVKSFLGPYDDFQRRHFVNKLKPLKPCLNIKQEAKSQNDWKCSHNQAKKRVVFADSKGLSLTAIHVFSDLPEEPAWDLQFDLLDLNDISSALKRHEEKNLILDFPQPSTDYLSFRSHFQKNFVCLENCSLQERTVTGTVKVKNVSFEKKVQIRITFDSWKSYTDVDCVYMKNVYGGSDSDTFSFAIDLPPVIPTEQKIEFCISYHANGQVFWDNNDGQNYRIVHVQWKPDGVQTQMAPQDCAFHQTSPKTELESTIFGSPRMASGLFPEWQSWGRMENLASYR, encoded by the exons ATGAGCTGCACCAG AATGATCCAGGTTTTAGATCCACGTCCTTTGACAAGTTCGGTCATGCCCGTGGATGTGGCCATGAGGCTTTGCTTGGCTCATTCACCACCTGTGAAGAGTTTCCTGGGCCCTTACGATGACTTTCAACGAAGACATTTTGTGAATAAATTAAAGCCTCTGAAACCATGTCTCAACATAAAACAGGAAGCCAAATCACAGAATGACTGGAAGTGCTCGCACAACCAAGCCAAGAAGCGCGTTGTGTTTGCTGACTCCAAGGGCCTCTCTCTCACCGCCATCCATGTCTTCTCTGACCTCCCAGAAGAACCAGCGTGGGATCTCCAGTTTGATCTCTTGGATCTTAATGATATCTCCTCTGCCTTAAAACGCCACGAGGAGAAAAACTTGATTTTAGATTTCCCTCAGCCTTCAACCGATTACTTAAGTTTCCGGAGTCACTTTCAGAAGAACTTTGTCTGTCTGGAGAACTGCTCGTTGCAAGAGCGAACAGTGACAGGGACTGTGAAAGTCAAAAATGTGAGTTTTGAGAAGAAAGTTCAGATCCGTATCACTTTCGATTCTTGGAAAAGCTACACTGATGTGGACTGTGTCTATATGAAAAATGTGTATGGTGGCTCAGATAGTGATACCTTCTCATTTGCCATTGACTTACCCCCTGTCATTCCAACTGAGCAGAAAATTGAGTTCTGCATTTCTTACCATGCTAATGGGCAAGTCTTTTGGGACAACAATGATGGTCAGAATTATAGAATTGTTCATGTTCAATGGAAGCCTGATGGGGTGCAGACACAGATGGCACCCCAGGACTGTGCATTCCACCAGACCTCTCCCAAGACAGAGTTAGAGTCAACAATCTTTGGCAGTCCGAGGATGGCTAGTGGGCTCTTCCcagagtggcagagctgggggagAATGGAGAACTTGGCCTCTTATCGATGA